One genomic segment of Clavelina lepadiformis chromosome 3, kaClaLepa1.1, whole genome shotgun sequence includes these proteins:
- the LOC143449412 gene encoding collagen alpha-1(XII) chain-like — protein sequence MVTALIRRYLALTWLLASVLLGTNAAPKCKNPQDIMLLLDGSRSVRPSNFILVKSYVKNFTRIFDKFGPEATQIGVVQFGSTITEEIRLNQYTDRNELEQAIEDIRYKNEGTMTGEALKYMVETAITPSHGSRLGTPDVRSVAIIVTDGKSQDYFRGTVTYWSEEAKRRGIEIFAIGVGRKANDKELEELASEPLATHKFHVANFDSLKRADIGFTKAENCVVDVDECADESLNNCEHKCVDTEDSFVCDCFEGYDLQEDGFSCLGSDYNPYGDYGFVPTPSDLITNNITHTTCSVSWYMSEADAVGVDKYKVTYTDGVEEKTIYVPGNTTTVVLMDLVSSTTYAVSVRSVQNPLTEDDDPLYSDAANETFTTLALGRTQLTVESPTLTTLTAKWTAAGGDGLTGYEIFIQRERDETDIGVTPPEANTHKVSADVLEIKLTGLTPDSLYTARVIPLHGPELVGISGTDTRRTSALTAPKVVVVNTTLTTMAFKWKHVNHPVENWELKVYAKGSEEAKMAIVSREQRHHISIGLTPSTLYNIEVVGNVTEGGRYFSTPAGKGHKKTKSLKKPKVEVTDATPISLVITWKKINVEPVSWSVKIFPKGGSKHFKTAEVDGAELSTQFDELIPNTMYKAEVEAIIEEHGQRLKSEKGKQKGKTLPLSAPPVQVTATTHSSLTATWEEINAPVDDWFIELKKDGEVKQDAVIPADQHEVNFGRLESEATYDVFVVGRINDLPSPKGEATGNTKQYLPPVINCTSATLSSLTIDWSYPEDAGTWTVKIYPEGRQDYNRESIVQGDSANHVELLRLLPSTTYVIEIGGLLAIGDRNEEMPPARTTCNTAPLSAPPVNVVSTTDTSMAVKWEPINAPVNSWKVDVFQQGKPDIVKTADVQGTEDEIEIDDLTPSTVYSVIVTGHVTEAGIVVVSPPGSAVGETKPPVPTISNLTVTQITHTTARVQWDIDVSDDVVDSYALTYVKSEEDDEPIPLEVEDRKWEVLIELTPSTKYNVSVLAVNAYDTSYPVEGTFTTKSLGVVELTLENPTLTTLTAQWTLTQGDDVTGYDLAYWDSEGEESKETLGPEENKFVLTSLKPGTLYHALATPLHGELTGQPGSDEETTGFMDPPQVTAAATTHTSINVKWEPINVPVNTWTVTVVKNGTDEPIEIVDVQGDQGEIGFDDLIPSTLYDVTVVGNALDAGVRVVGPAGYAEGTTKPAPPIPSNLTVSQITHTTARVQWDIGDVDEDAVDYYILTYVRADGDDEPTPVEIEGQTSTVLTELKPFEKYNISVVAVNAYDTSASVNGSFTTKSLGTVVLTLTDPTLTTLTAQWTLTKGDDVTGYDLAYWDSEGGEIHKMLAPDNNDSLLNDLDPGTLYYARVLPIHGELSGEPGSDEERTASLAQPAVEVTRTTDVTLEAEWQDINADVASWTVNLYLHGSTDAIQTFDKEAEEHEIRFDNLQPSTSYDVQVVGHVTENDNELSTPPGVAQGATKMTIPTPSNLRVTKVTHTTARVQWDIGDVSDDVVDYYMLTYQESEKGEQISLEIRNKSALLTDLQPSTRYDVSVRAVNDYAISDQVSGNFTTKSLGETALTLEDPTLSTLTARWTLDGGDSLTGFELVYKKLTSDDEPESEEIRQKCAPDQRELLLTGLEPGTQYTASVTPLHGKLTGVAGSDEEMTISLDAPKVKITFITDTMLIADWEDTNVPVNNWSVELLSKEGGVVSLVNELRPEQRSMLFTELEPLTSYDVQVQGFVSDNNEVYRTPPGITEGTTKSPIPTPAQLTFSEITHTSARGQWNIGNVSDDVVDHYIVTLIAADGSKDPIDTEVNDEKTIVWSELDPATKYNVSIIAVNDYAFSDPVQGDFVTKTLGKVTLTLVNATLSTLTAEWTHVGGDDLSQFLITYHEVTEELNGNEPAMQKEAYYPAEARSAKLSSLKPGTLYETRIVALYGTDGDLPGDAATDEERTDSLIAPVVTVTNSTLSTIGVSWKPVNYYADTWVIEIASDDQDYLNDADPVVLPSDNLFHDQAPSETQHYESTEISGDELDTIFTGLQPDTEYSIDVIGHVVDGGQYFITPKGIITGKTKMLSTPEVGCQESTDSTVTVYWPEFNPEPASWTLTVYPEGRKENEQALEQPGDEEMEAVIRQLPPATTYIIELTANMEENQVVFNSPKANTTCTTHPAPPRNIEVTDRELTNLEVSFDPSFSSADYYVGECVPVNDNEEDDEDATEGTFISETVMECNDLDPATKYDIAIRAVYKELESDPISIRNATLTPPPSGLTLLDPSVSTMVAEWQPLDMENVDSYIVSYKAPFDEEPTSVSVDGDTTLLLLENLEPNTLYTVQVQAVVDGEESSPDEAEESTLEEVIQIQIDEVGFTNINVSWNPSEVPSVQAYCIQIAPSLIEEPRNDLCFPIDLTENRIFDLETAQEYRISIAAKYPHSRSEKTEKLATTLALPPIGPITFTNVTETSFTAHWIPPETERLVSYVVTYFTEGMEPIIVNDVDHPFLDIPGLNPMTVYNVTVSAKYPNNLLSHPIAGAETTLEDIGMCSCGTYLRAQTKMQSMMLHLMGKIESLTRKIDLLTEENPNSDSP from the exons ATGGTAACCGCACTTATCCGAAGGTACTTAGCGCTTACATGGCTGTTGGCTTCAGTACTACTCGGCACCAATGCAG CGCCGAAATGCAAAAATCCGCAAGATATTATGCTCCTTCTGGACGGGTCACGAAGTGTTCGGCCAAGTAACTTCATTCTAGTGAAGAGTTATGTAAAAAACTTTACCAGGATATTTGACAAATTCGGTCCAGAGGCTACCCAAATAGGCGTG GTCCAGTTCGGAAGCACCATCACTGAGGAAATCAGGCTCAATCAGTACACTGACCGTAATGAACTAGAACAAGCAATAGAGGACATCAGATACAAAAATGAAG GAACGATGACGGGAGAAGCGTTAAAATACATGGTTGAAACTGCAATTACGCCATCGCACGGATCAAGACTTGGTACTCCTGATGTTAGAAGTGTTGCTATCATTGTAACCGATGGAAAGTCGCAAGACTATTTCAGGGGAACCGTTACGTACTGGTCAGAGGAAGCCAAG AGACGTGGGATCGAAATATTTGCTATTGGTGTTGGACGAAAAGCAAACGATAAAGAGCTGGAAGAACTTGCTTCAGAGCCACTGGCAACTCATAAATTTCATGTCGCAAACTTCGACTCACTTAAAAGAGCAGATATTGGCTTTACCAAAGCCGAAAATTGCGTTGTCG ATGTGGACGAGTGCGCCGACGAAAGCCTCAACAACTGCGAACATAAATGTGTCGACACCGAAGACTCATTCGTTTGTGATTGTTTCGAGGGATATGATCTGCAAGAGGATGGATTTTCTTGCTTAG gATCTGATTACAACCCTTATGGAGATTACGGCTTTGTGCCAACGCCAAGTGATTTAATCACGAACAACATAACCCACACAACCTGCAGTGTTTCCTGGTATATGAGCGAAGCTGACGCTGTTGGAGTGGACAAGTACAAAGTTACGTATACTGATGGTGTCGAAGAAAAGACTATCTACGTGCCAG GTAATACAACAACTGTCGTGCTGATGGATCTCGTCTCCAGCACGACCTACGCAGTTTCCGTGAGATCAGTGCAAAATCCACTGACCGAAGACGATGATCCACTTTACTCTGACGCTGCCAACGAGACCTTTACAACCC TGGCGCTCGGTagaacacagttgaccgtagAAAGTCCAACTCTGACCACTCTCACCGCGAAATGGACGGCAGCAGGAGGAGACGGTTTGACAGGATACGAGATATTCATACAACGTGAAAGGGATGAAACTGATATTGGAGTTACACCGCCCGAG GCGAATACACATAAGGTTTCTGCCGACGTTCTGGAAATAAAACTGACCGGGTTAACTCCGGACAGTCTTTACACGGCGAGGGTAATCCCACTGCATGGTCCCGAACTTGTTGGTATCAGTGGCACAGACACGAGAAGAACAT CTGCTCTTACTGCACCAAAAGTTGTCGTCGTGAATACGACTCTAACCACGATGGCGTTTAAATGGAAACATGTCAACCACCCAGTTGAAAACTGGGAACTCAAAGTATACGCGAAAGGGAGCGAAGAAGCAAAG ATGGCCATAGTGTCACGTGAGCAACGTCATCATATCTCCATTGGCCTGACCCCATCCACTTTATATAACATTGAAGTGGTCGGGAATGTAACGGAGGGCGGGAGATACTTTTCAACTCCGGCAGGAAAAGGACATAAAAAGACAA AATCCTTGAAAAAACCAAAAGTTGAAGTTACCGACGCTACTCCAATCAGCTTGGTTATAACTTGGAAAAAGATAAACGTAGAACCAGTATCATGGTCGGTAAAGATTTTTCCCAAAGGCGGAAGCAAGCATTTCAAG ACTGCTGAAGTGGACGGCGCAGAACTTTCCACGCAATTTGACGAACTGATCCCAAATACGATGTATAAAGCAGAAGTAGAAGCCATCATAGAAGAACACGGTCAAAGATTGAAAAGCGAGAAAGGaaagcaaaagggcaaaactT TGCCACTATCTGCGCCCCCTGTTCAAGTCACGGCAACGACGCACTCCTCCTTGACAGCTACCTGGGAAGAGATCAACGCTCCAGTTGATGACTGGTTCATAGAACTTAAAAAAGATGGCGAAGTGAAA CAAGACGCAGTAATTCCTGCCGACCAACATGAAGTTAATTTCGGTAGACTGGAATCTGAAGCTACCTACGATGTGTTTGTAGTCGGCAGAATAAATGATTTACCAAGCCCAAAAGGAGAAGCTACCGGAAATACAA AACAATATCTTCCCCCTGTTATAAACTGCACATCCGCTACATTATCTTCATTGACAATTGATTGGTCATATCCCGAGGACGCGGGCACGTGGACAGTTAAAATTTATCCCGAAGGTCGACAAGATTATAATAGA GAATCGATAGTTCAAGGGGATAGTGCGAACCATGTTGAATTACTTCGCTTACTGCCATCCACCACCTACGTGATTGAGATTGGTGGACTGTTGGCCATTGGTGACCGGAACGAAGAGATGCCCCCAGCCCGTACCACCTGTAATACTG CACCACTGAGTGCTCCGCCGGTGAACGTGGTTTCTACAACGGATACTTCTATGGCCGTAAAGTGGGAACCTATTAACGCGCCAGTGAACTCCTGGAAGGTTGATGTATTTCAGCAAGGAAAGCCCGACATAGTGAAG ACAGCTGACGTGCAAGGCACCGAAGACGAAATTGAAATTGATGACCTCACTCCGTCGACGGTTTATAGCGTCATAGTAACAGGTCATGTAACCGAGGCGGGAATAGTCGTAGTCAGTCCACCGGGGAGCGCCGTAGGCGAAACAA AACCTCCAGTTCCAACTATATCCAACCTAACCGTTACCCAAATCACCCACACCACCGCACGCGTTCAGTGGGACATTGACGTCAGCGATGACGTGGTCGACAGTTACGCACTGACTTACGTAAAATCGGAGGAAGACGACGAACCGATTCCGTTAGAAGTGGAAG ACAGGAAGTGGGAGGTATTGATCGAGTTAACACCGTCGACGAAGTACAACGTATCAGTACTCGCTGTAAATGCATACGACACTTCATACCCAGTGGAAGGAACTTTCACTACAA AATCGCTGGGAGTCGTCGAACTAACACTTGAGAATCCAACACTGACCACTCTCACAGCACAATGGACGCTTACACAAGGTGACGACGTAACAGGTTACGACTTGGCCTACTGGGATTCAGAAGGAGAAGAAAGCAAAGAG ACTCTAGGACCGGAAGAGAATAAATTTGTGCTGACCTCTCTAAAGCCTGGAACGTTGTATCATGCCCTTGCAACGCCCCTCCACGGAGAGCTAACTGGACAACCTGGATCTGATGAAGAAACGACAG GATTTATGGATCCACCACAGGTGACTGCAGCAGCTACCACCCACACTTCTATAAACGTGAAATGGGAACCTATAAATGTGCCGGTTAACACATGGACAGTAACTGTGGTTAAAAATGGAACTGACGAACCAATTGAA ATAGTCGACGTTCAAGGCGATCAGGGTGAAATTGGTTTCGATGACCTCATACCCTCGAcactttatgacgtaacagtgGTGGGTAATGCATTGGATGCAGGAGTAAGGGTTGTTGGTCCTGCAGGATACGCTGAAGGAACAACAA AACCTGCACCTCCAATCCCAAGCAATTTAACAGTTTCTCAAATAACGCATACAACTGCACGCGTTCAGTGGGATATTGGTGACGTCGATGAGGATGCAGTAGATTACTACATCTTGACTTACGTAAGAGCCGACGGCGATGATGAACCTACCCCTGTAGAGATAGAAG GCCAGACGTCAACCGTGCTAACCGAACTTAAACCTTTCGAAAAATACAATATATCTGTCGTTGCCGTGAACGCGTATGATACGTCAGCATCAGTGAATGGATCTTTTACAACAA AGTCCCTGGGTACCGTGGTACTGACACTTACCGACCCGACGCTAACCACCCTGACAGCACAATGGACGCTTACAAAAGGTGACGATGTAACAGGCTATGATTTGGCCTACTGGGATTCAGAAGGAGGAGAAATCCATAAG ATGCTGGCACCCGACAACAATGACAGTTTGCTGAATGATCTTGACCCGGGGACGTTGTACTACGCCCGTGTACTACCCATTCACGGGGAGCTGTCTGGGGAGCCTGGATCGGATGAAGAAAGGACAG CTTCACTTGCCCAGCCCGCTGTCGAGGTTACTAGAACCACTGATGTCACCCTGGAAGCTGAATGGCAGGACATAAATGCAGATGTCGCTTCGTGGACGGTTAATCTTTATCTTCACGGCAGCACTGATGCCATACAG ACGTTCGATAAAGAAGCTGAAGAACACGAAATACGTTTCGACAACTTGCAGCCATCGACATCTTACGACGTTCAAGTAGTTGGTCACGTGACCGAAAACGACAACGAGCTTTCAACTCCGCCAGGTGTCGCACAAGGAGCAACAA AAATGACAATCCCAACGCCCAGCAACCTACGAGTAACCAAAGTCACGCATACCACTGCTCGGGTTCAGTGGGATATTGGTGACGTTAGCGATGACGTAGTCGACTACTACATGCTGACGTACCAAGAATCAGAAAAAGGAGAACAAATATCATTAGAAATAA GGAACAAATCCGCGCTGCTGACCGACCTTCAGCCATCCACACGGTACGACGTTTCGGTTAGAGCGGTTAATGACTACGCTATTTCAGACCAGGTCAGCGGGAATTTCACAACGA AGTCTCTTGGCGAGACTGCATTGACCTTAGAAGACCCAACTCTAAGCACCCTAACAGCACGCTGGACGTTAGACGGAGGAGACAGCTTGACTGGCTTCGAATTAGTGTACAAGAAACTAACTAGCGATGATGAACCTGAATCTGAG GAAATTCGTCAAAAATGTGCCCCTGACCAACGCGAGTTACTCCTGACCGGACTCGAACCCGGTACCCAGTATACAGCAAGTGTAACCCCTCTTCACGGTAAACTCACTGGGGTTGCCGGGTCTGACGAAGAAATGACGA TATCCTTGGATGCGCCCAAGGTTAAGATAACCTTCATCACTGACACGATGTTGATAGCGGACTGGGAAGACACAAACGTGCCAGTTAACAACTGGTCTGTGGAGCTCTTATCGAAGGAGGGTGGTGTAGTCTCC CTTGTCAATGAACTTCGTCCAGAACAGCGTTCAATGCTATTTACGGAATTGGAACCTTTAACTAGTTACGACGTTCAAGTGCAAGGTTTCGTTTCGGATAATAATGAAGTGTACAGGACTCCACCAGGAATAACTGAGGGAACCACAA AAAGTCCGATACCGACTCCTGCTCAGCTTACATTCAGTGAAATAACCCACACGTCAGCACGAGGGCAATGGAACATCGGTAACGTGAGCGATGACGTAGTGGATCACTACATCGTGACATTAATTGCGGCTGATGGGAGCAAAGATCCAATTGACACGGAAGTGAATG ACGAGAAGACCATTGTATGGAGCGAACTGGATCCTGCGACCAAGTACAACGTATCAATAATCGCCGTTAACGACTATGCTTTCTCTGACCCCGTTCAAGGAGATTTCGTTACGA AAACTTTGGGAAAGGTTACATTGACTCTCGTCAACGCAACTCTGAGCACACTCACTGCAGAATGGACCCACGTTGGGGGTGACGATTTATCACAGTTTCTAATAACTTACCATGAAGTAACTGAGGAACTGAACGGAAATGAACCGGCTATG CAAAAGGAGGCATACTACCCAGCAGAAGCCCGAAGCGCCAAACTGTCCTCCCTGAAACCGGGAACTCTTTACGAGACGAGGATCGTTGCCTTGTACGGGACGGACGGCGACCTCCCCGGAGACGCTGCCACGGACGAGGAACGGACAG ATTCCCTGATCGCACCAGTGGTAACTGTTACCAATTCAACATTGTCTACCATTGGAGTGAGCTGGAAGCCAGTCAACTACTATGCTGACACGTGGGTAATTGAGATCGCATCGGACGACCAAGATTACCTTAAC gATGCTGATCCCGTTGTCCTGCCATCAGATAACCTTTTTCACGATCAAGCTCCGTCAGAAACTCAACATTACGAA AGCACAGAAATATCCGGAGATGAGCTTGATACGATTTTCACCGGATTACAACCAGACACCGAATACTCGATCGACGTCATTGGCCACGTTGTCGACGGGGGACAATATTTCATTACACCGAAAGGAATCATTACGGGGAAAACAA AAATGCTGAGCACGCCAGAGGTCGGATGCCAGGAATCAACCGATTCTACTGTCACGGTCTACTGGCCGGAATTCAATCCCGAACCTGCCTCCTGGACTCTTACCGTCTACCCTGAAGGgagaaaagaaaatgaacaG GCCCTGGAGCAACCGGGTGATGAAGAAATGGAAGCGGTAATTAGACAACTTCCTCCCGCCACAACTTATATCATTGAATTAACCGCTAATATGGAGGAGAATCAGGTCGTTTTTAACAGTCCGAAGGCGAACACAACATGCACAACAC ACCCCGCACCACCAAGAAATATAGAAGTTACAGATCGCGAATTAACAAACCTTGAAGTTAGCTTCGATCCTTCCTTCAGTTCTGCTGATTATTACGTTGGTGAGTGCGTACCTGTGAACGAtaatgaagaagatgatgaagatGCGACCGAGGGAACG TTCATCTCGGAAACTGTCATGGAATGCAACGACCTAGACCCTGCTACTAAATACGATATAGCCATCCGGGCTGTGTATAA AGAACTTGAATCGGATCCAATATCTATCCGCAATGCCACTCTAACCCCACCACCCAGCGGCTTAACTCTACTCGAC CCCAGCGTTTCTACCATGGTGGCGGAATGGCAGCCACTGGACATGGAAAACGTGGACAGCTACATCGTTTCATACAAGGCTCCATTCGATGAAGAGCCGACATCAGTTTCCGTAGACGGAGATACGACATT GTTGCTTCTCGAGAATTTAGAACCGAACACTTTGTACACCGTCCAAGTGCAGGCAGTGGTTGACGGAGAGGAAAGTAGTCCTGATGAAGCCGAAGAAAGCACTCTGGAAGAAGTTATTCAAATCCAA ATTGACGAGGTAGGGTTTACCAACATAAACGTCTCTTGGAATCCCTCTGAAGTGCCAAGCGTGCAAGCTTACTGCATTCAAATCGCACCTTCCTTAATAGAAGAACCTCGTAATGATCTTTGCTTTCCAATTGACTTGACGGAAAATCGAATATT CGATCTGGAAACAGCCCAAGAATATCGAATATCCATTGCCGCAAAATACCCCCATTCAAGATCAGAAAAGACGGAGAAGTTGGCCACAACCCTCGCGCTACCTCCAATCGGACCGATCACATTTACCAACGTCACTGAAACTAGTTTTACAGCTCACTGGATACCACCGGAAACAGAACGGCTCGTGTCCTATGTAGTGACGTACTTCACAGAGGGAATGGAACCTATAATCGTCAACGACGTGGATCATCCATTTTTAGA CATTCCCGGATTAAATCCTATGACAGTGTACAACGTAACGGTATCAGCAAAATATCCCAACAACCT